In Candidatus Methylomirabilota bacterium, the DNA window GGGCGCGGTCCCAATCCTCAGTCGGCGTTGGCGGGCAGCTCGGCCACCGGTTCTTCGTGACGAGCTCGGGCAGTTACATCGACACGCGCTTCATCGTCAGCGCGGTCTGCAGGCTTTGGGTCAAGTACGCCAGGTCCACGGGTTTGACGACGTAGTCGAACGCGCCCAGGGCGAGCGCGCGCTTGGCGACCTCCACGTTCGCCATTCCGCTGACCATGATCACGACCACGTCCGGAGCCACCGCCCTGATGGCCGGAAGGGCCTCGAGCCCGCTCAGGCCCGGCATGTCAATGTCGAGCAGCGCCACGTCCGGCGCGCCCTGAACGATCTCCCGTACTCCGGCCACGCCATCGGCCGCCGAGATCACTTGATGGCCGCTTACGGTCAGGAACTCTTCGAGCATCGCCCGGAAGTCCGGATCGTCGTCGATGACGAGGATTTTGCCCTGGGAGCCGACCGGCGGGAGGCTCCGCGCCGGTGGCGCAGGGCGCATCTCGGGGGCCGGAGTGGATCCCTGCGCGGGTTTCCCGACGCCCCCCAGTGCGGCCAGCAGGTCCGACAACTCCACCGGCTTGGGGAAAACCGCACGCGCGCCCAGGGCCACCGCCTGCCGGCGGACGTCATCATCGAGCTGCCCGGTCGCAATCACCACGGCGATCGCCGGATC includes these proteins:
- a CDS encoding response regulator, giving the protein MDDEVEVREVLTEYLAVQGFEVLEAGNGLEALLHVKHARPAAVVLDLAMPRLGGLETLKRIRKFDPAIAVVIATGQLDDDVRRQAVALGARAVFPKPVELSDLLAALGGVGKPAQGSTPAPEMRPAPPARSLPPVGSQGKILVIDDDPDFRAMLEEFLTVSGHQVISAADGVAGVREIVQGAPDVALLDIDMPGLSGLEALPAIRAVAPDVVVIMVSGMANVEVAKRALALGAFDYVVKPVDLAYLTQSLQTALTMKRVSM